ATCGTTAACGCAATCACTTTATGAGTGGTCGGAACATTTTTTACTATTTTTATATCCTCGTGGACAATATGCTCAGCGAACGTACCCGCAAGCAATAAAAATAAAAAGGTAATTCCCAAAAACTTGCGCCTATCAAATTGAACCATAGCGATCGCCTCACCTTCTTTTGATTTTACGTGAAAAGAGATGAAGTTATACCATCAGCTAAGCAAAGAAAACGCATGAATCTTTATAATCAACAATATAATTTCTATGTATTGAGTGACTTAACCACTCGAAGGCTGGAGGAGATGGCATGCGCGTAATCATAAAACCCCTTTTATTACTCTGGTTGCTTGCGCTATTATTAACTAGCAGTATTGCACAAGCAGCACCACCAGATATCAAAGCAGGAGCCGCTGTACTCATTGACGCTAAAACCGGACAAATACTGTATGAGAAAAATGCTCATACCCGCCTCGCCCCCGCCAGTACGACTAAAATTCTTACTGCAATCATTGCCATTGAGAGCGGCCGTTTAGATGAAGAGGTCAAAGTCAGTGCCCGTGCTGCCGGAACAGCCGGTTCTTCCATGCACCTCCAAATTGGTCAGAAAATTTTATTACGGGAATTGGTCACTGGCTTAATGATGCGTTCCGGCAACGATGCAGCTGTTGCTATTGCGGAATATCTGGCTGGTTCAGTCGAAGACTTTGTGATCATGATGAATAGCAAGGCCCAAGCTCTTGGTGCCTATAACAGTCACTTTCGTAATCCTCATGGCCTTACTGCTGCCGGACACTACTCCAGTGCCTTTGATTTAGCCTGGTTAGCGCGTTATGCCATGCTCAACCCTTTATTTGCCGATATTGTCAGTACCCGCGAAACAAGTATCGACTGGTTTGATCAACGCGGCCATGAACATGACCAAAATTTAAGAAATACCAATAAGCTCTTATGGATGCTGGAGGAAGCGGATGGCGTAAAGACCGGTACTACAGGCGAAGCGGGTCCCTGTCTGGTGTCCAGTGCCACCCGTGATAATCAAAAACTCATTGCCGTAGTGCTCCACGACCACGCCCGGTGGTATGATTCCATGGTGTTGTTGAAATGGGGCTTTACTAACTTTAAATTATTTGATTATGCAGCTCAAGGCGATGTCGTAAACACCATCCCTGTTGAGCAGGGTCTAAGCACTGAGATTGATGCCATTGTTGCCGATCAGGCAGCGCTGGTGGTTGATGCCAGCAGCTACGGAACAGTTACCGTGGAAGTCGATTTACCGACAACAATAAAAGCCCCTGTATACCAGGGGCAAAAAATTGGTGAGATTGTATTTTTTGTTAAAGAAAAGGCAGTAAAAACAGTGGATATTATTGCCGCGCAGGATGTTGAAGAACGCACTCCGGTCCGCGTATTTCTCAACCATTTGACCAATTGGTTTCGCCAATTATCAGCTTGGGGATTACTCTAGAACGGCTTACGGTAAAAGAACGGCAGATAGCTTTGAAAGCCAATATCCCGAAAATTAAGAATAGCCTCAGTTCCACCAACAAACAGAACTCCGCCTGGCTTCAGAGCAGCAAAAAAACGGCGATACAGCGCATCCTTTGCTTCCTCAGTAAAATAGATAACGACATTACGACATAAGATCAAATCAAATCCTGTTTCAAATTTATCTAAAAGCAGATTATGCCGCTGAAATTCAACACGTGCTTTGATTTCCTCACTAATAATGAAGTTGTTTTCAACTTGTTTAAAATACTTTTTCTCCCTTGTTTGTGGAATATTCTTAAACTCATTGTTCGTGTAGACACCTTTTTTTGCCTTAGCCAATATTTCCACATCTAAATCAGTGGCCAAAATCCGATGCTTGGTATGTGGGGTAAGTTCGCTTAAGATAATGGCTAACGAATATGGCTCAGCGCCAATAGAACAGCCGGCACTCCAAATATTTAATTTAGGGCTCTTTGTGAGCAGGTCAGGCAAAACTTTCTTTTCCAGCTCACTAAATTTTTCAGGCGTGCGGAAAAATTCAGTCACATTAATGGTTAAGTAATCCACAAAGTCTTTATATAGTTGTTGATTCTTATCAATAAGTTCGAAAAAACCTAAATAGCTGCTTACGCCATGCCGTGTCATCAAATTGGTAATGCGCCGCTGCATCTGTGTAGGTTTATAATCATTTAAATTAATTCCTGATTTTGCATTGAATTTTTGTTTAAATGTTTCCCAGTCGCGTTCGTTGCTCACTATATTGTACCCTCCATCAACTATCTTTACCTTCGCTCGTTCTTAAATGGGTGCTTCATAACTGTATGAATAGCATTTATTCGACAACTACCCGCTGATTTCCTACCAGTATTCTTCGCGGTCACTGTTTGTCTCTACAATAAAATGACCGCACAGGCCACTCATGAAAAAGCTGCCGGAATTCGGCAAAAATAAAAAACGCTCACCGGTTGTGAGCGTTTTTTAAGTGGAATTATAATACTTGCTCCAGAGCAGTATAAGGAAGTTTTAAGGCATCGGCAACCGCTTGATAAGTCAGTTGTCCATTGATCACATTGACGCCTTTTGCCAAGCCAGGATTATCAAGGCAGGCTTGACGATACCCTTTATTAGCAATTTGCAAAGCGTAATCCAGCGTTACATTGGTAAGCGCCAGTGTCGAAGTACGGGCAACAGCGCCAGGCATGTTGGCTACGGCATAATGCACAACCCCAAATTTAGTGTATGTAGGTTCACTATGAGTAGTAACCCGGTCAATCGTTTCAACCGATCCACCTTGGTCAATTGCAACGTCAACAATTACCGAGCCAGCTTCCATGGTTTTAACCATTTCTTCTGTGACTAATTTAGGCGCCTTTGCACCAGGCAGCAATACTGCACCAACGACTAGATCAGCTTTTGTCACCCATTCGGCAATATTGTAGCTATTAGACATGACTGTAGTTACCCGGCCGCCAAAAATATCGTCTAAATAAGCCAAACGTTCTGCCGATTTGTCAATGATCGTAACACGAGCTCCCAGCCCAACTGCCATTTTAGCTGCATTGGTACCAACGATACCACCACCGACGATCACAACCTGAGCCGATGCCACTCCAGGTACACCGCCTAACAGGATACCTTTACCGCCATTTGGCTTTTCTAAAAATTGAGCCCCAATTTGAACAGCCATTCTGCCTGCTACTTCGCTCATTGGTGACAAGAGTGGCAAGCTGTTGTTACGGCCAACAATGGTCTCATAGGCAATACCGATCACTTTCTTGTCCAAAAGTGCTTTAGTCAATTCAGGCTCTGGCGCGAGATGCAAGTAAGTGAACAGAATCTGGCCTTCATGAAATAAGTCATATTCAGCAGCCAATGGTTCTTTTACTTTAATAATCATGTCTGATTTGTCAAATAGAGCCTTTTTGTCCGCAATAATTTGTGCGCCTGCTTTTTCGTAGCTTTCATTGGAAAAGCCGCTGCCAATACCAGCATTTTGTTCAACAAGAACAGTATGGCCAGCCTTACGCAGCGCCTCAGTTCCCGCAGGAGTTAAGCCTACCCGGTTTTCATTGTTTTTAATTTCTTTCACTACACCAATTATCATGATAAATCCCCCTTAATTTTTTAATAAAAAAAAGATAATACTATAACTAATTATTAACCCCATTGTTAATAATCATTAACTATTATCTTCTTTCAACACATTATACTTTATTTTATTCATATGAAATTATACGACAAAACGAATTACTTTCCTGCGAAAAAGCAACATGTATACAATATACATGTTGCTTTTATTAACCATAATTCAATTTAAGCCTAATTATATAAGTAATAATGTCAACGAGGCAGTTATTTATATACCCGCGGGACCCTTTTCCCTACCATACAGACGATTTCATAATTGATTGTGCCAAGATGATCGGCTATTTCGTCAACAGGCAGATCCTTGCCGCCAAACAGCAAGACTTCATCACCTTCCTGGACATCCGGGATATCGGTTACATCAATCATGCACTGATCCATGCAAATACGACCAATCACACTGGCACGTTGTCCCCGAATCAGAATGCTGGCTTTTTCAGCCAATAACCTAGTCCAGCCATCCGCATAACCCACCGGCAGCGTAGCAATACGGCTAGGGCGCTTGGTCACATAAGTACAGCCATAACTGACACCAACTCCGGCAGGGACTTCTTTTACCAGACTTACCAAGGCCTTGAACTGCATGACTGGGCGCAGCTCTATGGTTTGCTTAACCTCATTGGAAGGCCATAATCCATAAAGAATGATGCCTGGCCTAACCATATTAAATTGTGTTTGTGGCAATTCCAAAATGGCAGCACTATTGGCAATGTGTTTAAGCGGTATGTCAATACCTCGGCATTTCAAGTCTTGAATAACCTGTTCAAAGCAATCCAGTTGTTTGAATGCATAAGTCTTATCTGCACTGTCAGCTGTAGCAAAATGAGAGAACAACCCTTCAATACAAATTCCGGGCATTTTCGCAACCGCTGCCGCGAAATCAGCAACAGCCGCTGGCTGAACTCCCACCCGGCTCATACCGGTATCTACTTTTATATGAACTTTGGCGATAGTTCCCAACTCAACAGCAGCCTCAGACAGCGCCCGAGCTGCTTCCAGACTAAAAATTGTCTGCTCAACAGCATGAGCCACTACCTGCCTGGCCTGAAGTTCAGGAGTATGCCCTAAAACAAGAATAGGCACGGTAAAACCAGCACCCCGTAATTCAAGCGCTTCACTTAAGATCGCAACTGCCAGATAGTCAGCCCCCGCTGCCACCGCCACCCTGGCCACTTCAATAGCGCCATGACCATAAGCATCTGCTTTGATAACTGCACAAAACTTTGTTTCCGGTTTTAATAACCCTTTAATCACGCGAACATTGTGTTCGAGTGCAGCTAAATCAATTTGCACCCATACTGGCCGTTCTAGCATGGTTTCTCCTCCTAGTCCCGGGCAATCCACCAGTCTATAGCATGTCCCATTAAGCAACCCTAGCATCCTTCCCCACAACAGGTTGGCACACATACACCAAGCGATCGGTATAAAGCCCTTCGATTTATCTTATTGTTGAATATAATAAAAAACCAGGCTGGAAATATCCAGTCCCAGTATGTTTAATATCGATTTATTTTGCCTGACTGATTATATTTTTGTTCTTTTCATATTTAACAATAAGGCTGTCAAGATATTCACTCAACTCGGTAACCTCAGGATCAATAAAATGCCCTCGTTTCACAGCAACCAATTCGTGAAGCCGAGTGCGAACCTTTTCAATCTCCATCTGTAACTGTCTTAATTCAGACACGCATTTAACACCTCGCCTGTTTTTTGGCTCGTTTTCTAAGCCAGTCGTACCACTGGTTAAGCCCGTCACCCGTGCGGCATGAAACAGTAATTAGCTCTGCCGCTGAATTGATTGCGGTTAGATCGTTTATTGCAGACTCTAAGTTAAAGTCGGTAAAAGGAAGCAAATCGGTTTTATTAATTACAATAGCCTGCGCTTTAAAAAAAATCAAGGGATACTTTCGTGGTTTATCTTCACCTTCAGTAATACTTAAGACAGTCACACACGCCTGCTCTCCAATATTAAATTCAGCAGGACAAACTAGATTGCCCACATTTTCAATGATTAAAAGATCCAATCCTGTCAGTTCCAAATGATCCAATGCAATATTCACCATATTCGCATCAAGATGACAGCCGCCTACCGTGTTAATCTGGACAACCTGTACACCCGGCTGTTCAATCCGCTGAGCATCCTTGTCAGTATACAAATCACCCTCAATGATCGCGATATTGAGTTCACTCTTTAATGCAGCAATCGTCTTTTCAAGTAACAATGTTTTTCCACAGCCTGGTGCTCCCATGAGATTAAGGGCAAATATTCCGTGCTCTGCAAGCCTTGCATTCACTTGAGCTGCAAACTTATCATTGACTTCAAGTATATTTGCCATCACCTTAATTTCCATTACTCCACCTCAAGTGCATCGACCAAAAGTTCACGTCCGGATAAAATTTCGATAGAAATTGAGTGACAATCAGGACAGCTAAACATAAAGCATTGAATATGAAACTGATACCCACATTGATTGCATTTTCCCTGAGCTGGAACTATCTTGATCTGCAAACTAGCATGCTGAGCTATTGTTCCTGCGGCTAGTGTGGTAAACCCAAATTCTAGTGACTGCGGAACAATTTGCGTCATTTCCCCAATTAATAGTTTAATTGTATTCACCCGGGTGGCACCATGATCAGCAGCTGTCTGCAAAACAATATCTAAAATACTTTGCGCTATCGCCATTTCATGCATGCAGACACCTCAGCAAGCCAATACAAATAATCTATAACAGTATTATGTACTTCGATTCAGCTCAATTATTCCCTGCTATCTGGAAAAATTTTATAGTTTATCAAAAAATAACATTGCCACTATTTACATAATACTCAACCGAATAACACTTTTAAGTTTGGTTGATAATATGATTACAACGATATCAAGGAGGTGACAACAATGGCTAGAAGCAACAAACCTGTTAATCCTGGTGCAGAAAATGCCCTTGACCGCATGAAGTTTGAAATCGCTTCCGAATTGGGCATTGCAGAAACTGTTCGTCAAAATGGTTGGGCTACTATGACATCTGCTGACTGCGGTCGCGTTGGCGGTCAAATGGTTCGCCGTATGATCGAACAATATGAATCCAGCATAAGCAATACTCAACAATAATGGTTCACATAAGGGCGGCTTTGCCGCCCTTTTATTCATTTTCCCACAACAATGATCATCGTTTACGCTTTAACAAGATCTTAAGCTCTTGAACCTGGCGGGTATTGACAATATCCTTGGCGGTTAAGCCGCCTTTGCGCGCCACGTTCAAACCAGCATTCATGTAGGAGAGTTCGGGTACAGAGTGAGCATCAGGATTAATTGCAAATAAAACGCCCTGCTCTTTTGCTAGGCTGTGCCAGCGCCAATCGAGATCCAAACGGCGCGGATTGGCATTAATCTCAATCATTGTCCCTGTCTGGGCAGCCGCCGCAATAACCTCTGGAATATTCACCTGATAACCCGGTCTTTTTAACAGCATTCGCCCAGTCATATGCCCCAAGATACTTACATAAGGGTTGTTCATGGCTTTTATAATTCGCTTGGTCATGGTGCATTCATCTTGCTTAAAGGCTGAGTGCACTGAAGCAATAACAAAATCAAACTGAGCCAGGATATCATCGGAATAATCTAATGATCCATCGGGTTTGATATCACTTTCAATCCCCGCAAGAATTGTAACATCGGGGTTTTTGCTATTTAATAAGTCGATTTCGCGGCGCTGCTGCAAAATCGCCGCTGTTTTTAACCCACCGGCATAATGTGCCGACTGGCTATGATCACTAATCCCCAGATAACTCCAGCCTAAAAGACGGGCCGCTGCAATGAGTTGATCAATAGAATCACTACCATCTGAATACACGGTGTGAACATGCAATCCACCCGCGATATCCGCTGCTGTTACTAATGCGGGCAGCTTTCCTTCCATCGCCTGCGCAATTTCACCGCGTCCTTCACGCAATTCAGGCGGGATATAATCAAATGCCAACTGACGGCAAAATTCTTCCTCGCTGGCTGCAGGTAAAGTTTTTCCTGCTTTAGTCAAAAGCCCCTGCGGACCAAAGGACAGTTCCCGGGTTTGAGCTAAAGCCGAAATCTGTTCATTGTGTCTGACATTTGCTGTATAAAAATAGAGAGCCGAAGCAAAATGACCCGGTTGAACCACATAAAGATTCAATGCGATTCCAACACTCAGTTCCGCCTTCAAGCAGTCTTTGCTTTGCTGCACAACCTTATGAATACCAGGCATTGTTCGGGCAAAATCCAGTACACGGTCATGCTTACTTGCTATCACAATATCGATAGCATCAATAACCTCTACGCGCCGCCGAACGGCACCACTCACTGCAATTTGCTCGACCTGATCATAGGTTTGTAAATATTCGGCGATTTTTTCGGCTAAAGGCCAGGCTTCTTTTAATAGCAGCATTGGTATTGGCTTTTTCACATCAATCCCTCGCGATGCAAAATGATCCAACTATTTTACCCTAACGCGGTTCAAAATATACGGTAATTTCACTGCCTGGTTCTACAATGGTATTGGCTGCTACATTTTGATTCACTGCAACCCCTGTTCCTACCGGAACCATCCCCAGGCCAGCAGCACTAAGTTCATCAGCAGCTTGCCGCATGCTCTTTCCTGACAGTCTGGGCACTAGTACTTTGCCTGCCGGCACGTCAACCGGAGCCGATATTGCCGGAGCCATCGGCTGCCGCTCTGCCTTAACTGGCGGTATCACATTCGCGCCCTGCGGCATCACATTCAGATAGCGAAGTACTTGTCCTAAAATTTCACCGGCAACCGGAGCTGCAATTTGGCCGCCATAGTAAATACCATCTGGATCATCAATAACGACCAAAATGGCGACTTGCGGATTCTCTACTGGTGCAAAGCCTCCAAAAGAAGCAATATAATGCCCGGCATGGTAGCCACTGCCATCTTCGCGCAGCTTCTCAGCCGTACCAGTCTTACCAGCCACGCGATATCCTTTTACGGCAGCCTTTTCACCGCCCCCTTCTGATACCACCTTTTCCAGCAAACCAGTCAGGATGCGAGCTGTTTCCGGACTAATGGCTTGGCGCACAGGCTTAGTGTCTGCTGCACTATAAATTGTACCGTCCGCATT
This portion of the Sporomusaceae bacterium FL31 genome encodes:
- a CDS encoding serine-type D-Ala-D-Ala carboxypeptidase, with product MRVIIKPLLLLWLLALLLTSSIAQAAPPDIKAGAAVLIDAKTGQILYEKNAHTRLAPASTTKILTAIIAIESGRLDEEVKVSARAAGTAGSSMHLQIGQKILLRELVTGLMMRSGNDAAVAIAEYLAGSVEDFVIMMNSKAQALGAYNSHFRNPHGLTAAGHYSSAFDLAWLARYAMLNPLFADIVSTRETSIDWFDQRGHEHDQNLRNTNKLLWMLEEADGVKTGTTGEAGPCLVSSATRDNQKLIAVVLHDHARWYDSMVLLKWGFTNFKLFDYAAQGDVVNTIPVEQGLSTEIDAIVADQAALVVDASSYGTVTVEVDLPTTIKAPVYQGQKIGEIVFFVKEKAVKTVDIIAAQDVEERTPVRVFLNHLTNWFRQLSAWGLL
- the cheR_3 gene encoding chemotaxis protein CheR; the protein is MSNERDWETFKQKFNAKSGINLNDYKPTQMQRRITNLMTRHGVSSYLGFFELIDKNQQLYKDFVDYLTINVTEFFRTPEKFSELEKKVLPDLLTKSPKLNIWSAGCSIGAEPYSLAIILSELTPHTKHRILATDLDVEILAKAKKGVYTNNEFKNIPQTREKKYFKQVENNFIISEEIKARVEFQRHNLLLDKFETGFDLILCRNVVIYFTEEAKDALYRRFFAALKPGGVLFVGGTEAILNFRDIGFQSYLPFFYRKPF
- the ald_1 gene encoding alanine dehydrogenase — translated: MIIGVVKEIKNNENRVGLTPAGTEALRKAGHTVLVEQNAGIGSGFSNESYEKAGAQIIADKKALFDKSDMIIKVKEPLAAEYDLFHEGQILFTYLHLAPEPELTKALLDKKVIGIAYETIVGRNNSLPLLSPMSEVAGRMAVQIGAQFLEKPNGGKGILLGGVPGVASAQVVIVGGGIVGTNAAKMAVGLGARVTIIDKSAERLAYLDDIFGGRVTTVMSNSYNIAEWVTKADLVVGAVLLPGAKAPKLVTEEMVKTMEAGSVIVDVAIDQGGSVETIDRVTTHSEPTYTKFGVVHYAVANMPGAVARTSTLALTNVTLDYALQIANKGYRQACLDNPGLAKGVNVINGQLTYQAVADALKLPYTALEQVL
- a CDS encoding alanine racemase, with the protein product MLERPVWVQIDLAALEHNVRVIKGLLKPETKFCAVIKADAYGHGAIEVARVAVAAGADYLAVAILSEALELRGAGFTVPILVLGHTPELQARQVVAHAVEQTIFSLEAARALSEAAVELGTIAKVHIKVDTGMSRVGVQPAAVADFAAAVAKMPGICIEGLFSHFATADSADKTYAFKQLDCFEQVIQDLKCRGIDIPLKHIANSAAILELPQTQFNMVRPGIILYGLWPSNEVKQTIELRPVMQFKALVSLVKEVPAGVGVSYGCTYVTKRPSRIATLPVGYADGWTRLLAEKASILIRGQRASVIGRICMDQCMIDVTDIPDVQEGDEVLLFGGKDLPVDEIADHLGTINYEIVCMVGKRVPRVYK
- a CDS encoding Spo0E family sporulation regulatory protein-aspartic acid phosphatase, which gives rise to MSELRQLQMEIEKVRTRLHELVAVKRGHFIDPEVTELSEYLDSLIVKYEKNKNIISQAK
- a CDS encoding hydrogenase nickel incorporation protein HypB, which translates into the protein MEIKVMANILEVNDKFAAQVNARLAEHGIFALNLMGAPGCGKTLLLEKTIAALKSELNIAIIEGDLYTDKDAQRIEQPGVQVVQINTVGGCHLDANMVNIALDHLELTGLDLLIIENVGNLVCPAEFNIGEQACVTVLSITEGEDKPRKYPLIFFKAQAIVINKTDLLPFTDFNLESAINDLTAINSAAELITVSCRTGDGLNQWYDWLRKRAKKQARC
- the hypA_2 gene encoding putative hydrogenase nickel incorporation protein HypA, coding for MHEMAIAQSILDIVLQTAADHGATRVNTIKLLIGEMTQIVPQSLEFGFTTLAAGTIAQHASLQIKIVPAQGKCNQCGYQFHIQCFMFSCPDCHSISIEILSGRELLVDALEVE
- the sspA_1 gene encoding small acid-soluble spore protein, encoding MARSNKPVNPGAENALDRMKFEIASELGIAETVRQNGWATMTSADCGRVGGQMVRRMIEQYESSISNTQQ
- a CDS encoding DNA polymerase/3'-5' exonuclease PolX codes for the protein MKKPIPMLLLKEAWPLAEKIAEYLQTYDQVEQIAVSGAVRRRVEVIDAIDIVIASKHDRVLDFARTMPGIHKVVQQSKDCLKAELSVGIALNLYVVQPGHFASALYFYTANVRHNEQISALAQTRELSFGPQGLLTKAGKTLPAASEEEFCRQLAFDYIPPELREGRGEIAQAMEGKLPALVTAADIAGGLHVHTVYSDGSDSIDQLIAAARLLGWSYLGISDHSQSAHYAGGLKTAAILQQRREIDLLNSKNPDVTILAGIESDIKPDGSLDYSDDILAQFDFVIASVHSAFKQDECTMTKRIIKAMNNPYVSILGHMTGRMLLKRPGYQVNIPEVIAAAAQTGTMIEINANPRRLDLDWRWHSLAKEQGVLFAINPDAHSVPELSYMNAGLNVARKGGLTAKDIVNTRQVQELKILLKRKR